The Haloarcula sp. CBA1127 genomic interval GAATTCGAAAACGTCCCCGGACAGGGCGTGAAAGCGACGACGCGCCACGGTCGCGTCCTCGTCGGCAACCGGAAACTGCTGTCCGAGGTCGGTGTCGACACCGCGCCGGCGGAGGAGCGGATGGACACGCTCGAACGCGAGGGCAAGACGGCGATGTTGGTCGCGCTGGCCGAAGACGCAGGCGGTGACGGCACCGAGGGCGACAGCGACCCGGACTACCGGCTCATCGGTATCGTCGCCGACGCCGACACGGTCAAAGAGTCCGCGAAGGCCGCCGTCAGTGGGCTGCGAGAACGCGGACTCGGCGTCTGGCTCATCACCGGCGACAACGAGCGGACTGCCCGCGCCGTCGCCGAAGAGGTCGGTATTGACCCCGACAACGTGATGGCCGACGTACTGCCGGAAGACAAGGCCGACGCGGTCGACGACCTCCAGAGCGACGGCGACCAGGCGATGATGGTCGGTGACGGCGTCAACGACGCGCCGGCACTCGCAGCCGCGAGCGTCGGCTGTGCCATCGGTTCGGGGACCGACGTGGCGATCGAGGCCGGCGACGTGACGCTACTCCGGGACGACCCCGCCGACGTAGTGAAGGCTATCCGGATATCTGAGGCCACGCTCCAGAAGATCAAGCAGAACCTCTTCTGGGCGCTCGGGTACAACACCGTGATGATTCCGCTGGCCTCACTGGGACTCCTCCAGCCGGTGCTTGCCGCCGCGGCGATGGCCGCCTCGTCCGTGTCGGTGCTCGCAAACAGTCTCGCGTTCCGACGGTATACACCGGACTCGGAGTACCGCCTGTTCGGCTTCCTCCGTCGCTGAGCGGGGCCCGTCTCCAGCAGACTCATTTGTCGCCGGGCCTCACTTGCGAACAGTGACAAGTGAGGAGCGTGCCGCCGATGAGCCGACGGGACAGACAGTGTCACAGCCGGGCGGCGTCGGCGTTCGGCTCCGGGCCCTCTGGCGAGCGCTCGTCATCGTCTGGCAGTTCGTCCCGCTGCTCTGGCAGTGGGGCCGGGACCGGAAACGGTTCCTCCTGTTCGGTCGGTCCCGGTCAGTGGCCCCCGAGACGCGGACGCGGCGCGCCCGCTACCTGAAGGATACGTTCGTCGACCTCGGCCCGGCGTTCATTAAACTCGGACAGATGCTCTCGACCCGGCCCGACGCCCTGCCGCGGGCGTACGTCGACGTGCTCTCGGAGCTACAGGACAACGTCCCACCGGACGCGTGGGCGACCATTGAGCCAGTTATCGAACGGGAGTTGGGCGACGATATCGATACGCTGTTCGAGGCGTTCGACACGACAGCCATTTCCGGGGCCTCGCTGGGCCAGGTGTACGAGGCACAGGTCGACGGCCAGCGGGTCGCCGTGAAAGTGCTTCGACCCAACATCAGGACGCGCGTCGAATCCGACCTGCGCGTGCTGTCGACGCTGCTACCGGTGCTCACCTACGGCGCAGACCCGGGCCAGGCGTTCACGCTGGAGAATCTCACCGAGGAGTTCGCAACGACGGTCCGCCGGGAGATGGATTACGGCCACGAGGCGCGAATGCTTCGGGAAATCGGCGACAACTTCGCAAACGACGACGACATCGCCATCCCGGACGTCGTCGGGAGCCACTCGACGGACCGCGTGCTGACGATGACGTACCTCGACGGCGTGAAAATCGACGACGTAGAGCGGCTGGACGAACTCGACATCGACAGGCCGGCACTTGTCCGCCGGCTCGAAGAGGTGTACATCCAGATGATCGTCGAGGACGGCCTCTTCCACGCTGACCCCCATCCCGGCAATCTGGCGGTCCAGCCCGACGGGACGCTCGTCTTCTACGATTTCGGGATGACCGGCTACCTTGGTCCCCGAACACAGGACCAGCTACTTGAGTTCTATGTCGGACTGGCAACAGACGACGTAGACCGGGTGATGGACGCCTTCGTCGAGATGGGCGCGCTGGACCCGATGGCCGACCGCGAGGTGATGCGGGAAGCATTCGACATCGTCATCGAGCAGTTCCGCGGCGAGGACATCAGTGAGTACCGCATCGAACAGCTCGTCGGCCAGTTCGAGGCGCAACTGTACGAGTTCCCGATGCGACTACCACAGGACCTGGCGCTGGTGGTCCGCGTGACAACGGTGCTTGAGGGCGTCTGTCGGACGCTCGACCCTGAGTTCGACTTCATCGAGATCATCTCCGAGTACGTCATGGAGCAAGGCGCCGGGGATGACGTTCGGGAGCAGATCAAGACGGAAATCCAAGAGACAGTGACTGGCTCGACCCGGTCAGCGGTGCGAGCAGCGCCGAAGCTAGAGGACGCACTCGACAGGGTCGAGCGCGAAGAACTGCTTGTCAAGACCGTCCTGGAAGACTCCGACGGACTGAGTCGGGTGCTTGCCAAGCGGCTCCTGCTCGGTATCGTCGCTAGCGCCGGCGTGCCGGTGAGTGCCTACCTCTACACCGTGAGCGGGCTTCAGCCAGCAGGCCTCGCGCTGGGCGGGAGCGCGGCGGTGCTCGGAATTCTCGCGTGGTCGTTCCGCCGACGGCGCGGGCCGGCGCTGTCCTCGCCACAGTTCACCCGTCACGAGATGCAACAGCGACAGGCAACTGACGCCGCGGACGGAGACGAGTAACCAGTGTCGACGGTCTCCCACGAGACAGCGGCCCTCAGAGTTCGCCTTCGGCCGCCATTTTGCGGATCTCTTCGGCCCGTTCGCGTATCTCCGTGAGTTCCTCGTCGCCTTTGTTGTCGACGTGGCTGTACATCAGTCCCATCCGGTGGTTCGACCGAAGCGTGTCTTCGTTACGGTCGAGGAAGTCCCAGTACAGCGCGTTGAACGGGCAGGCTCCGTCGCCGGTGGTCTTCGTCTTGTAGTACGGACAGCCCGAACAGTAGTTGCTCATCTTGTCCACGTAGTTCGCCGACGAGGCGTAGGGTTTGGTGGCGAACACGCCCGCGCCGTACAGCCCCATCTCGACGACGTTCGGGGTCGTCACCCAGTGGAAGGCGTCGACGTAGCCGGCGTGGAACCAGCGGTTCAGTTGTGCCGGTTCAACGCCGTAGATGAGCCCGAAATTCGCGAGAATCATCAGCCGCTCGATGTGGTGTGAATACCCTCGTTCCCGGACTCCGTCCACCACGTCGGAGAGACAGGCCATGTCGGTGTCGCCGTCCCAGTAGAGGTCGGGCAAGGCCTCACCAGCGCCGAGCTGGTTCGCCTCAGCTAAATCCGGCATCTCCCGGCGGTAGACGTGCCGAAGGAACTCGCGCCAGCCGAGCACCTGCCGGATGAACCCTTCGACGCTGTTCAGCGGCGCGTCGCCGTCCTCGTAGGCGGCGATAGCGCGCTCGATGACCTCCGCAGGGCCGAGGAGTCCCAGATTCAGCGACGTGGAAAGCAGGCTGTGGCTCATCGCCCACTCGTCGTCCAGCATCGCGTCCTGATACGGCCCGAACTCCGTCAGCCGGTCCATAACGAAGTGGTCCAGCGCACGGACGGCCTGCCGGCGAGTGACAGGCCAGCGGAACGGTTCGGGGTCGGCCCAGTCGCCGCCGTACGGCCGCTCGTCGTAGCTTCCCTCGAACGTCGAATCGACCCACTCGATAACGTCCTCGGTCACGGCGTCGGGCTCGAACCGCGGTGGCTCCGGTGGTGTCCACTCGTCGGGTGGCGTCTCACGGTTCTGGTCGTCGTAGTTCCACTCGCCGCCAACTGGGTCGCCGTCCGCCATCAGGTAGCCCGTCTCCCGGCGCATGAACCGGTAGAAGTCCTCGTGGCGGTAGCGGCCGTCGCCGCGCCACTCGTCGAACTGGGACGGTGCGCAGAGGAACCGTTCGTCGGCGACAAACTCGACGGCTCCGCCTGCCTCGGCGACCAGCGATTCGAGACGTGCCCGTGCGGACTCAGTCTGCGGTCGGTGAGTCACGAGCGTGTCGTCAGGGTTGGCCTCAAAGTGTGCCGCCAGTCCGTCCTCGAAGGTCTCTGTCTGGCGGTACTGGACCGTCCGACCGTTGTCTCGGAGGTCGTCGCGAAAATGCCGCATTGCGCTAAACAGCAGAATCAGCTTGTGTGGGTGGTACGGCAGTTTGCGGGCAAACGACTCCGCCTCTATCAGAAGCACCGGTTCGTCGGGTCGGTTGTCGACGGGGCCGGACCGGCGGAGGAGGTGGTCGCCACGAAGCCAGACGGTCATCTGCGAACAGACACTCCCATTGGCTATATCGTGGGCCCGTATCCGCATCAATCCCCGTCCGAACTGTGTTGGTATCGCCACACCGCAGGGCGGTACAATCCTCAATTATTGTTCCCGTCTAAACGACAGAAACGACTTGCTTATAAGTGCAGAGTCATAACTCTAGTTGCATGACAGACGACCTCGACAGGCGGACGTTCATCCGCACGACGGCAGCCGTATCAGGCGCTGGACTCCTTGCTGGCTGTGGCGGGTCCGGCGGCGATGGTGGCAGCGGCGAAACGGAAGCCACCGAAGCAGAGGAGATGGCGACCACTGAAGCCGAGGAGATGGACACCGAGAGCAGCGGTGGGATGGAAACCGTCGAAGCGTCAAGCGAAGTGGCGGACTACGTCGGCGAGTCGTCCAACTTCGACGGCAACACGGTCGTGATGACTGATCAGGACGAGGTCTCCGTTGCAGTCGGCGCTGAGGGGAACGGCGGCGCGTTCGCCTTCGATCCGCCCGCGATCAAAGTCTCGACCGGAACGACGGTCGTCTGGGAGTGGACCGGTGAAGGTGCCGGCCACAACGTCAAGTCCGAAGGCGACGGCCCGCTCGACTCGGGTTCGGCTGTCTCAGAGGAAGGAAACACCTACGAGTACACGTTCGAGGAAACCGGCACCTACCTCTACAACTGTGTCCCGCACAAGGCGCTGGGGATGGTCGGCGCAGTCGTCGTCGAGTAACGCGACAGTCGACGAGCCGTTTTTATCGTTTTACTAGCGCGGAGCGACTGGTGACGTACAGCGAATACGCGATGACCGCGAAACCGACCGCAGTGAGCGCGTTTTCGAAGATCAGTGCAGCGTTGGTACTCAGACCGAACAGTTGGTCCGCGACACCGGCGGTGAGCGACCCGACAGTAATGGTCGCGAATCCAACGGCGAGATAGGTGAGTCCGGTGGCCCTCGTTTTCAACGCTGCGCGAGCGGCAAAGTAAGTAATGAGCCCGCCAAGCAACACTGTCACAGTCTTGAATCCGATGACGATGAGTGGGATGTCTCCGTTCATAGTTCCTCGCTGACGCGCGACCACAGGAGTGCGAGCCGTTCGCTCGGCCGCTCCTCGGCCGGCAGAACGTCGATCTCGAACGCGCCGTCGGCGTCGACGCCAACGAACACGCCGCCACAGTCCCGGACGTACGCCGTCGCGTGATGGCCGTCGGGACGCACCTCCGTCTCCTCGGCGACCAGTTCGGCCTCGCTCAACTGTTCGAGCTTCCGGTACGTGCTTGTCTGGGGGAGGTCACAGACCGAGGCGACCTCCTTGGCTGGCAGCGGCTCGTCGAGCACCCTGAGTATGTCGCGACAGTCAGGGTCAGCGAGGGCGTCGAACAGCGCCTGTGTCTTGCTCGCGTCGTTGTGTGCCACGGCGGACCCTTCAGGGGACGGGTGGAGGTGGTTCTGCGCGCGGTTCGATTTCGATATGACGGGGCAGCGACGTGAAACCTGTGGGATACTGCGATCACAGTGTCCCGCGGTCCTCCGGTAGCAGCCCCCGGCCAGTGTCGGAAATATAAAACACCCTCAGATAAAGGGCGACCGTTTGTTTCCAGAATCTGGAAAGGACACACCGCCTTTTCTATCATCCAATAACAACGATTAGCCTGCTATGCAACGGCCCTCCACTCGCAGACAGTTTCTTGCAGGCACAGGGTTGACAGCGCTTGCCGTCACCGCCGGGTGCGTTTCCACGGGGAGTAGTTCGGAACCAGCCCCGGAAACCGGCACCGAGACCACGACTGCAACCGAAACCGCTACAGCGACCGAAACTGCAACGCCTGAATCGACGCCCGAGTCCCTCGACGACTGGCTCGACGACGCCAACGGCTACGACGGCGAGCCCCGCACGTACGGTCCACGCTCACAGCCAGTAATCATGGTCGGTGAGGGAACTGATGGGGGCCTGGCATTCGATCCGCCAGTCATCGAAGTATCGCCGATGACAAACGTCACATGGGACTGGACTTCCCACGGTGGTCAACGGAACGTCGTCGCGCTTGATGGGACCTTCGACAGTGGCCGGACGAACGCTCAGTTGGGGACGAGCTACCACTACATCTTTGACGAGGTCGGCGAGTACCGCTACGTCTCCGAGCCCCACCGCGATGAGGGAATGAAAGGGGCAGTCATCGTCAAGGAACGGGAATCTTCAGGATATCCAGCCATCGACCAGTGGCTCGGAGCGACGGGTAATTTCGATGGGTCCATTACTGACCGAACCGGGAGGTCCGAAGCTACGGTTGCCGTGGGCGCAGAAGGCAACGGCGGTCAGTACGCGTTCGACCCGCCCGCCATCAAGATATCAACCGGAACGACGGTTACCTGGGAGTGGACCGGCGTTGGCGCAGCACACAACGTATTCTCGACTGACGGAAGTCAGATGGCGTCGGATAGCGTCATTTCGACCGACGGTAGCCCACTTGATTCAGAACTCGTCTCAGAGGAAGGCAGTACCTACAAGCACACCTTCGAGGAAACCGGGGTATCTCTGTACACCTGTCAACCGCACCAAGGCCTCGGTATGAAAGGTGCGGTCGTCGTCGAATAGCGCAGCAATCGGTGACTCATTTCCAGAATCTGGAAAGGGCACACCCACTTTTCTATCACCGAATAACAACAACTAGCTTGCTATGCAACGGCCCTCCACTCGCAGACAGTTTCTCACAGGCACAGGATTGACAGCGCTTGCCGTTACCGCCGGGTGCGTGTCCTCGGGAAGTAGTTCAGAACCAGCGGCCGAAACCGGAACCGAAACCGCGACGGCAACTGAAACTGCGACACCAACCGAAACACCTGAATCGACGCCCGAGTCGCTTGACGACTGGCTTGATGATGCCAACGGCTACGACGGCGAGACCCACAGATACGGCCCGCAGTCCCGACCAACAATTATGCTTGGCGAGGAGACGGACGGTGGACTGGCGTTCAGCCCACCGGCCATCGAAGTTCCGCCGATGACGAACGTTCGGTGGGACTGGACGGGCCACGGCGGTCAGCAGAACGTCGTCGCGCTCGACGGCACCTTCGACAGCGGCCGGACGAACGCCCAGTCCGGGACGATGTATCACTACTTCTTCGAGGAGCCCGGCGAGTACCGCTACGTCTCCGAACCGCATCGCGATGAGGGCATGAAGGGTGCGATTATTGTGAAGGAACCGCCGAGTTCAGGCAACACAAAAGTCGACGAGTGGCTCGCAGCGGCGAGTAACTTCGAGGGCACCATTGTCGACCGCACCGACACTGACACCGCAACTGTTACGGCCGGTGCGGAAGGCAACGGTGGAAAGTTCGCGTTCGACCCCCCAGCGCTGAAAATCTCGACCGAGACGACCGTCCGCTGGGAGTGGACCGGCGACGGTGGGCCACACAACATCGTCTCAAAAGGCGATGGCCCGCTCGACTCGGAACTCGTCGCCGAAGAAGGGAACACCTACGAACACACCTTCGAGGAGACCGGGACCTACCTGTACTCGTGTATGCCACACAAAAGTCTCGGGATGAGAGGCGCAATCGTTGTCGAGTAGCGATCGCCGTGGAATAGTGTCCGAACTGACCGGCTGCCGGCCTATGGTATCTTGACGCTGTGTTTGAGCGTCCCGATTCCTTCGATTTCGACTTCGACCTCGTCGCCGTCTTCCATCGGGCCGACCCCTTCGGGCGTCCCCGTAGCGATGACATCGCCGGGTTCGAGCGTCATATACGAGGTTATCTCCGCGATCAGTTCGGGGACTGAGAAGATGAGGTGCTCACGGGAGGAGGACTGCTTCGTCTCGCCGTTGAGACGGAGTTCGATACTGGCGTCTTCCGGGACGTGCTCCGGTGTGGCCACGAGCGGGCCGATGGGGCAGGCGTTGTCGAAGGCCTTCCCGCGGACCCAGTTCTGTTCCCGCCGCTGGTCGTCGCGGTTAGAGATGTCGTTGACACAGGTGTAGCCCGCGACGACGTCCATCGCGCCCGATTCGCTGACGTTCCGGCACTGCTCGCCGATGACGACCCCGAGCTCGGCCTCGTAGTCGATGCGCTCCTTCCCGGAGGGCATCGTGAGGTGCTTGCCGTGGGACGCGACGGCGTTCGGGGCTTTGAGAAACAGCATCGGCCTGTCGGGGAGCTCCGAGTCCATCTCCTCGGCGTGGTCGGCGTAGTTGCGCCCGATACAGACGACTTTCGTCGGCTCGCAGGGCGGGAGGATATCTACCTCGTCGGGGTCGTAGGACTCGTCGCCGAACGCAATACGGCCGTACGGTCCGGCGGCGGCGGTGACGACGGGCTCGCCGTCCTCGACGGTCCAGCGACCGCCGCGAACGTTCCCCCCAGTATCACGGAATCGAACGCGCTTCATGTCACCGTTCTCTCAGGGCCGACAGATAAGCGTTTAGGAGGGGGAAACCGGACTACAGCGGGCTGTTCGACGGTTGTCTACCCGGCCATCGTCACCTGCGGTGTCGCGGCGAGCAGGCGTGTGACCGAACGGCTTTTGAGACGGGACGGGCTACGCTGGGCCGATGAACGTCCTCGTCGTTGGCGCCGGCGCGATGGGCCAGTGGTTCGCACACACGGTCCGGACCCACGCCGACGCGACCGTTGCCTTCACGGACCTCGACCAGTCGGCCGCCGAAGCCGCTGCCGACGCGGTCGGCGGGCGCGCTGTCGCCAGCGACGCGGCCGAGACTTTCGATGTCGTCTGTATCGCAGTGCCGATGCCCGTCGCCGAGACGGCTATCGACGAGTTCGCGCCGTGTGCTACGGACGCAATCGTTGACGTAACGGGGAGCATGGCAGGCCCCGTCGCAGCGATGCGGGACGCGATGCCCAATGGCCAACGACTCAGCCTGCACCCACTGTTTGCCCCCGAGAACGCGCCTGGGAACGTCGCCGTCGTCGCTGACGGGTCGGGGCCCGAAACCGAAGCCGTCGTCGACGCAATCGCTGCAGCCGGAAACAACTGCTTCGAGACGACGGTGTCGGAACACGACGAAGCCATGGAAACGGTCCAGGCCAGCGCTCACGCCGCCGTACTCGCGTTCGCGATGGCCGCCGCCGACGTGCCCGAGCAGTTTCAGACGCCGATTTCGGCCGGCCTGTTCGACCTCGTCGGGCAGGTCACCGGCGGCGACTCGCGGGTGTATGCCGATATTCAGCGGACATTCGACGGCGCGGACGCGGTCGCCGACGCCGCCAGGGAACTCGCCGACGCCGACGCAGAGACGTTCGAGCAGCTCTACGAGCAACTCTCATGAACCAGGACACACGCCAGCAGATACGCGACAACGCCCAGTACCTCCGGAACGTCCGACCGCTGGACCCCGAGGAGCTACACGAATACGTCGAGGGCCAGCCCCACCCCGCCGTCGTCAAGCAGGTGCTCCGAGAGGAAGCGTTCGACCTTGGCATCGTCGAGCAGGATGACGGGACCTTCGTGCCGGCACCGGAGGGTCGCCTGTCGGTAACGTTCGACGGCGTCGAACGGTTCCCCGACAGCTACGAACAGCAGGTCATCGACCTGCTGACGGAGTGGGGCGGACTGGAGTGGCACAGCGGTGACAGCGGTGACGAACTCCGTGAGCGTATCCGCGACATCAAGGAGCGGTACCTCCAGGGCAAGGCCGTCGAATACGACGAACTGACCGCGCTGGGCTATGCCGTCTACCACCTGCCGGACTACTACGCCGTGGCGAAATACGTCCTCGCGGACCTCGCCGCTGACGGCCTGCTTCCGTCACAGCTTCGAGTGCTTGACGTGGGGGCCGGCGTCGGTGGCCCTGCACTCGCCCTGCGCGACCTACTCCCCGACGACGCCCTGCTGGATTACCACGCCGTCGAGCCGAGCGCTGCCGCGGATGTGCTGGAGAGCCTACTGGCAGATAGCGGCCAGAATGTCCGCTGGGAGATCCACCGGTCGCTCGCCGAGGAATTCGACCCGGCGTCGCCGCTTGCTGGCGACGACAGCGGTGGAGCGGGTGGTGGCGATGGCGACGACAGCGAGGGATACGACCTCATCATCTTCGGCAACGTCCTCAGCGAACTCGACGACGCGGCGGCGACCCTCTACCGGTACGTCGAGGCGCTTGCCGACGACGGGACGTTGCTGGCGCTGGCTCCGGCCGACCGGAACACAGCCATACAGCTCCGAACAGTCGAGCGCGAGGTGGCCGATGGCGGCCCGGCGACGGTGTATGGGCCGACGGTGCGGCTCTGGCCCCACCAGTCTCCCGACAGCGAGTCGTGGTCGTTCGACCGCAAACCGGATATCGAGGTGCCAACCATGCAACAGCGCCTCGACGACCCTGCCGGCGGAACGGGCGAGTTCGTCAACACGGACGTGCAGTTCGCCTACAGCGTCTTGCGAACCGACGGCAAGCGGATGCACGATGTAACACCGGACCGGGGCATCCACGCGCCGATGGCCGACGCCGAGAACTACGTCACCGACCGGGTGAACTTCCTCGGGGTCAAACTCAGCCACGACCTCGCCGAACGGGAGGGTTCGAACCCGCTGTACTTGCTCGGCGATGGGAGTCAGAAGGTCGACCACTTCGCCGTGCTCACCGAAGCGTCGATACTGAACGAGGACATCCGGAAAGCCGACTACGGCGACCTGCTGTCCTTCGAGAACGCCCTGGTCCTGTGGAACGACGACGAGGAGGCGTACAACGTCGTCGTCGACGGCGAGACGGTCGTCGATCGAGCGCGCTAGCGGTGGGCTTTTCTCACAGACGGCCCCACGAGGCGTATGGACGAGCCGACGATTTTGCTGACGAACGACGACGGCATCGAGAGCGCCGGCCTCCGGGCGGTGTACGACGGTCTCTCGACAGTCGGCGACGTGACTGCGGTCGCCCCGGCAGAGGACCAGAGCGCGGTCGGTCGGGCTATTTCACACGAAGTGACCGTCCACGAGCACGAACTTGGCTACGCTGTCGAAGGGACTCCTTCGGACTGCGTCGTGGCGGGGCTGGAAGCGCTCGTCACCGACACCGACCTCGTCGTCGCGGGCTGTAACCGCGGGGCGAACCTCGGCGCGTACGTTCTCGGGCGCTCGGGGACCGTCAGCGCCGCCGTCGAGGCCACTTTCTTCGACGTGCCGGCGATAGCCGTCTCGATGTACATCCCGGTCCGTGAGGACGCCGCCTTCGCCGACATCGAGGCCAACGGCGACAGCTACCGCGAGGCAGCGAAAGCAACGACCTATCTGGCCGACCACGCCGTCGACGCCGGTGTGTTCGAGCAGTGCGACTACCTGAATATCAACGCCCCCGTTGCCGAGTGGGGCGACGCACAGATGACGGTCACACGGCCGTCTCACCTCTACGAGATGGATGCTGTGCAGGATGGTGACGCTGTAACGCTCCACGACCGGATCTGGGAACACATGGCCGAGGGCGACATTCCCGACCCCGAGGGGACCGACCGTCGCGCCGTCGTCGACGGAAAGGTCAGCGTTTCGCCGCTGACTGCGCCGCACACGACGGAGCACCACGAAGCACTGGACGCCATCGCAGAGACGTACGAGCCGGGCGACAGCGGCGAGGCGGCCGACTGAGCGGACAATGCGGTTCCGCAACGCCATCCTCTTCGTCGCGCTCGCAATCGCCTGGGGCAGCGCCTTCACCGCGATCAAAGCCGGGCTAGAGTATTTCCCGCCGATCCTGTTTGCGGCGTTCCGGTACGACCTCGCTGGGCTGTTGATGCTCGGCTACGCGGTGTACGCTACCGACCAGTGGGTCCCGAAGGGTCGAACCGACTGGATCGTTGTGGGTATCAGTGGCACACTCATGATCGCCGCGTACCACATCTTCCTGTTCGTCGGCGAGCAGGGAACCACCAGTGCCGCCGCCGCTATCGTCGTGAGCCTCTCGCCGATTCTTACGACCGGGTTCGCGCGTGCGCTCCTCCCGGACGAGCGTCTCACGACGCTAGGAATCGTCGGTCTGCTCGTCGGGTTCGTCGGTGTCGGCGTCCTCAGCAACCCCGACCCGGGGAACCTGCTCGACCCCCGAACCATCTCGCTAGTGCTGGTGTTCCTCGCGGCCACGTCCTTCGCCCTCGGG includes:
- a CDS encoding halocyanin domain-containing protein, giving the protein MTDDLDRRTFIRTTAAVSGAGLLAGCGGSGGDGGSGETEATEAEEMATTEAEEMDTESSGGMETVEASSEVADYVGESSNFDGNTVVMTDQDEVSVAVGAEGNGGAFAFDPPAIKVSTGTTVVWEWTGEGAGHNVKSEGDGPLDSGSAVSEEGNTYEYTFEETGTYLYNCVPHKALGMVGAVVVE
- a CDS encoding fumarylacetoacetate hydrolase family protein, producing the protein MKRVRFRDTGGNVRGGRWTVEDGEPVVTAAAGPYGRIAFGDESYDPDEVDILPPCEPTKVVCIGRNYADHAEEMDSELPDRPMLFLKAPNAVASHGKHLTMPSGKERIDYEAELGVVIGEQCRNVSESGAMDVVAGYTCVNDISNRDDQRREQNWVRGKAFDNACPIGPLVATPEHVPEDASIELRLNGETKQSSSREHLIFSVPELIAEITSYMTLEPGDVIATGTPEGVGPMEDGDEVEVEIEGIGTLKHSVKIP
- a CDS encoding cryptochrome/photolyase family protein translates to MTVWLRGDHLLRRSGPVDNRPDEPVLLIEAESFARKLPYHPHKLILLFSAMRHFRDDLRDNGRTVQYRQTETFEDGLAAHFEANPDDTLVTHRPQTESARARLESLVAEAGGAVEFVADERFLCAPSQFDEWRGDGRYRHEDFYRFMRRETGYLMADGDPVGGEWNYDDQNRETPPDEWTPPEPPRFEPDAVTEDVIEWVDSTFEGSYDERPYGGDWADPEPFRWPVTRRQAVRALDHFVMDRLTEFGPYQDAMLDDEWAMSHSLLSTSLNLGLLGPAEVIERAIAAYEDGDAPLNSVEGFIRQVLGWREFLRHVYRREMPDLAEANQLGAGEALPDLYWDGDTDMACLSDVVDGVRERGYSHHIERLMILANFGLIYGVEPAQLNRWFHAGYVDAFHWVTTPNVVEMGLYGAGVFATKPYASSANYVDKMSNYCSGCPYYKTKTTGDGACPFNALYWDFLDRNEDTLRSNHRMGLMYSHVDNKGDEELTEIRERAEEIRKMAAEGEL
- a CDS encoding AarF/ABC1/UbiB kinase family protein produces the protein MTSEERAADEPTGQTVSQPGGVGVRLRALWRALVIVWQFVPLLWQWGRDRKRFLLFGRSRSVAPETRTRRARYLKDTFVDLGPAFIKLGQMLSTRPDALPRAYVDVLSELQDNVPPDAWATIEPVIERELGDDIDTLFEAFDTTAISGASLGQVYEAQVDGQRVAVKVLRPNIRTRVESDLRVLSTLLPVLTYGADPGQAFTLENLTEEFATTVRREMDYGHEARMLREIGDNFANDDDIAIPDVVGSHSTDRVLTMTYLDGVKIDDVERLDELDIDRPALVRRLEEVYIQMIVEDGLFHADPHPGNLAVQPDGTLVFYDFGMTGYLGPRTQDQLLEFYVGLATDDVDRVMDAFVEMGALDPMADREVMREAFDIVIEQFRGEDISEYRIEQLVGQFEAQLYEFPMRLPQDLALVVRVTTVLEGVCRTLDPEFDFIEIISEYVMEQGAGDDVREQIKTEIQETVTGSTRSAVRAAPKLEDALDRVEREELLVKTVLEDSDGLSRVLAKRLLLGIVASAGVPVSAYLYTVSGLQPAGLALGGSAAVLGILAWSFRRRRGPALSSPQFTRHEMQQRQATDAADGDE
- a CDS encoding small ribosomal subunit Rsm22 family protein, giving the protein MNQDTRQQIRDNAQYLRNVRPLDPEELHEYVEGQPHPAVVKQVLREEAFDLGIVEQDDGTFVPAPEGRLSVTFDGVERFPDSYEQQVIDLLTEWGGLEWHSGDSGDELRERIRDIKERYLQGKAVEYDELTALGYAVYHLPDYYAVAKYVLADLAADGLLPSQLRVLDVGAGVGGPALALRDLLPDDALLDYHAVEPSAAADVLESLLADSGQNVRWEIHRSLAEEFDPASPLAGDDSGGAGGGDGDDSEGYDLIIFGNVLSELDDAAATLYRYVEALADDGTLLALAPADRNTAIQLRTVEREVADGGPATVYGPTVRLWPHQSPDSESWSFDRKPDIEVPTMQQRLDDPAGGTGEFVNTDVQFAYSVLRTDGKRMHDVTPDRGIHAPMADAENYVTDRVNFLGVKLSHDLAEREGSNPLYLLGDGSQKVDHFAVLTEASILNEDIRKADYGDLLSFENALVLWNDDEEAYNVVVDGETVVDRAR
- a CDS encoding halocyanin domain-containing protein; the protein is MSSGSSSEPAAETGTETATATETATPTETPESTPESLDDWLDDANGYDGETHRYGPQSRPTIMLGEETDGGLAFSPPAIEVPPMTNVRWDWTGHGGQQNVVALDGTFDSGRTNAQSGTMYHYFFEEPGEYRYVSEPHRDEGMKGAIIVKEPPSSGNTKVDEWLAAASNFEGTIVDRTDTDTATVTAGAEGNGGKFAFDPPALKISTETTVRWEWTGDGGPHNIVSKGDGPLDSELVAEEGNTYEHTFEETGTYLYSCMPHKSLGMRGAIVVE
- a CDS encoding halocyanin domain-containing protein; the encoded protein is MQRPSTRRQFLAGTGLTALAVTAGCVSTGSSSEPAPETGTETTTATETATATETATPESTPESLDDWLDDANGYDGEPRTYGPRSQPVIMVGEGTDGGLAFDPPVIEVSPMTNVTWDWTSHGGQRNVVALDGTFDSGRTNAQLGTSYHYIFDEVGEYRYVSEPHRDEGMKGAVIVKERESSGYPAIDQWLGATGNFDGSITDRTGRSEATVAVGAEGNGGQYAFDPPAIKISTGTTVTWEWTGVGAAHNVFSTDGSQMASDSVISTDGSPLDSELVSEEGSTYKHTFEETGVSLYTCQPHQGLGMKGAVVVE
- a CDS encoding helix-turn-helix domain-containing protein yields the protein MAHNDASKTQALFDALADPDCRDILRVLDEPLPAKEVASVCDLPQTSTYRKLEQLSEAELVAEETEVRPDGHHATAYVRDCGGVFVGVDADGAFEIDVLPAEERPSERLALLWSRVSEEL
- a CDS encoding prephenate dehydrogenase/arogenate dehydrogenase family protein gives rise to the protein MNVLVVGAGAMGQWFAHTVRTHADATVAFTDLDQSAAEAAADAVGGRAVASDAAETFDVVCIAVPMPVAETAIDEFAPCATDAIVDVTGSMAGPVAAMRDAMPNGQRLSLHPLFAPENAPGNVAVVADGSGPETEAVVDAIAAAGNNCFETTVSEHDEAMETVQASAHAAVLAFAMAAADVPEQFQTPISAGLFDLVGQVTGGDSRVYADIQRTFDGADAVADAARELADADAETFEQLYEQLS